The following nucleotide sequence is from Paenibacillus andongensis.
AGAGAATCTATATCCGATGGTGCTGCTCAATAATGCCATTGGCGGTGGAATGAGTTCTAGATTGTTCCAGGAGATTCGGGAGAAACGCGGACTTGCTTATTCCGTTTATTCCTACCATTCCTCGCATATCGACAGCGGCATGTTCACGATTTATACAGGTACAGCACCGAAACAGACGGAAGAAGTGCTCAAAGTGACTATGGAACTGCTGCATGATATAGCTGTCAAAGGAATGACGGATTCCGAACTCAAGAAAGGCAAGGAGCAGTTGAAAGGCAGCTTGATCCTTAGTTTGGAGAGTACCAGCAGCCGTATGAATCGATTCGGGAAAAATGAGTTGATGACAGGTAAGCATTATAGTCTCGATGAAATGATTGAACGAATTGAAGGCGTTCAGATGGAGGACATTCGTCAATTAACGAAAACGCTATTCGGGACACCTTTTGCTCTGTCTATGGTGGGAAATTCGGATGATGTCATTAACGGCTTCAGGAGGGATCAACTTGTCTCTCTATAACTTTGATGTCCAAATAAAACGGGTATCCGGACAGGAGGATATCCTTCTGCCTCAGAAAATGTCCGCTGCTGCCAGCGGCTTCGATCTTCATGCTGCAGTGAGCGAGCCGGTAGTGCTCGGGCCGGGTGAGCGTCAGCTCATCCCGACAGGCTTTGCACTCAGTATGCCGCCCGAGCTTGAAGCTCAGATCCGACCGCGGAGCGGGCTTGCTTATAAGCATGGCATCACAACTCTGAATTCACCGGGAACGATCGATGCCGACTACCGCGGGGAAGTGAAAGTGCTGTTGATTAACCATGGACAGGAGCCGTTCACCATTCAAAGGAATGAGCGAATTGCGCAGATGGTTTTCCAGCTTGTGCCGCAGATCCGGCTGGGTGAGGTTTCGGAATTAACGGAGACGGAGCGAGGATCAGGCGGTTTCGGTCACACCGGACGGTAATAGATCTACTACAAACGTAAGCATATATGCCAGAACCCCTTTCAATTGAAGGGGTTCTTTTTGTTTTCCAAGGAACTGAGCACGGAAAGTCACCCATCCTTAGGCGAACGCATACTATAACGTATCGAAACGGACCGAGAAAGGGGTGTAAGCGAGAATGCTCACTGGAGTTTCGGTTGCAATTATGGGTGGAGACGCCCGGCAACTTGAAGTAATTCAGAAATTTACTGAACTTGATGCCACGGTAACATTGATCGGTTTTGATAATTTAGGGAGACAATTTAGCGGTGTTTCAAATGCTAAACTCGATCCTGTGCTGTTTCAAACCATTGATGTACTTATTTTACCTGCTGTAGGTACGGATGATTCGGGACAAGTGGAATC
It contains:
- the dut gene encoding dUTP diphosphatase, with product MSLYNFDVQIKRVSGQEDILLPQKMSAAASGFDLHAAVSEPVVLGPGERQLIPTGFALSMPPELEAQIRPRSGLAYKHGITTLNSPGTIDADYRGEVKVLLINHGQEPFTIQRNERIAQMVFQLVPQIRLGEVSELTETERGSGGFGHTGR